In the Planctomicrobium piriforme genome, CGCGATTCAATGAATTTCACACCGTCCAGCAACGAATTGCAGAGATTGGTTTCGTACCGATTCAGCGGTTCATAGATCAAGGGGACGCCAAACGTCTGCGACGTTTCGGCCAGCTCCCGGAGAGCGACTCCCAGGAGATCGAGTGTTGCCTCCTTGCCGGAAGCAGGCGTCCAGCGTCCCTGCATCGATCCGATAATCGCCGGAGCGCCGAATTCGCCCCCAAAGTGGATCATGCCGGTGACAAACTGAATCGCGGCCTGACGCTGCGCCGCATCATCGGCGGTGAGACTCAGCTTGTAAACGACCATCCCGGCCCCGGTGCCCACCGCGGCGACCTTGAGTCCGGTTTCGTCCAGCAGCGCCCGCAGTTCGGTGACTGAAACCGCATCCGGTCCCGGGAGAAACAGCTCCACCGCGTCATAACCCAACTCAGCCGCACGACGAGCCGACGCCTGTAGGTCGTCCCAGAAAACAAACGGCCCCCCTTGCGCCTGCGGAACAAGACTGATGGTGATCGCTGAAGGGATCATGAAAGAAGTTTTCAGTTGTCGGTGACCAGTTGTTAAATCATGTCGCTGAGTTCAGGAACTGCACGCCGGCATACATCGTCGCTCCGCACTGGATCGCTTCGAGCAACTGCTCGGAGGTGATCTTCATTTCCTTGGCCTTTTCCACATGCCCCGAAGTACAGGGCTTGCAGGCGTTGATGTCGCTGATCACCACGTTGATCAGTTCCACCAGTTTGTCACCCAGCGATGTCCCGGTGAACGTGTGTGCCCGCAGTCCGACCCCCATGCCTTCAAACAGGCTCGATCCGCTGAGGTCGCGAAACTTGAAGAACGTGTTGTACATATAGTTGGTCGCGGCGACCGCGAGGATCTCGGCCACCTGTTCGGTCGAATAGCCCAGGCTGACGCAACGGGCCGACATGAGTTCCAGCCACGGCTTGCACTTGCCGTGTGCGGCGATGGCGAGTGCGATGGCGGCCTTGGACTTGGCGTCGAGATGCCCGTCGGTGTACACGAACTTTTTGTAGTTCATGTAGAAGTCCCGCAGAAACGCCTCGACGTTGCCGTACACCAGAAACGGTTCGGGGATCTCTTCCGTCCCCAGCATCTCGCGAATGCGTGCGTATTGCTGAGTCACTTTCTCAGAAGCGTTGGACGGCAGCACCGGTTCGAGCAGCGGCATCTCAGCACCTTTCAGCAAGTCGCATGGTGCTGCCGCACAGATCTGGCAAGCGCCGGTGAACATGCAACATGTTCAGCGACCTGTGCGGCAACACCCTGGACGATCAATCATAGAGCATTCTGTTCATCGTTCCGCAGGCGATAATTGCGACTTTCATCAGATCAAAGTCGTCCATTCGCCTGCACCCGGTAAAGCAAACTGCTCTAGTTCAGAGTCTTTTCGCCGGACTTCCAGTTACACGGGCAGAGTTTGTCGGTCTGCAGCGCGTCGAGAACCCGCAGCACTTCATCGACGTTACGGCCCACGCTCAGGTCATGCACGGCCGACCAGCGGACGACGCCTGTCGGGTCGATCAGGAAGATCCCGCGATACGCGATTCCCGCGTCTTCTTTCAGCACCCCATAGTCGCGCGACAGCTTGTGAGTCGTGTCGGCGAGCATCGGGTACTTCAGCTTGGCCAGGTCAGCGTGAGAATCGCACCAGCCCTTGTGAGAGAAGACGCTGTCGGTGCTGGCGGTCAGCAACGCGCAGTCGCGGTCTTCGAATTCGCCGAGTTTGTCGTTAAACGAAACGATTTCGGTCGGACAGACGAACGTGAAGTCGAGCGGGTAGAAGAACAGGCAGACCCACTTCCCCTTGAAGTCTTCCAGAGACAACTGCTTGAACTGCTCGTCGGTGTTGTCCTTCGTGCGGTCATAGGCCTGAACAGAGAAATTCGGGGCGGGTTGCCCGACTTGTGCACTCATTGAAAAACCTCTTCTCGTCTCGTTGCGTATTATGGTTTGGCAGGGGCTCAACGCGGACTGGAGTATAGTCAGGCGGGGGGCTGGTTCAAGGAGCCGCACTGTGCGTCAATTACCCCATCGACGGGTTTTTGGTTGTCGGATTGGCGTCGTAACTGTCGTTCGCAATAATATTTGCATGCGGTCGTCCCTGCCTGATGGCCTTGCAGGCTGCCTCCTAAAGTCCTCACGGCTGACACTGATCGACACCTGATTCCCTGGCCCTTTCTTTCTGCTCGCCATGGCCGACGTCCCCAATTCGAACCGTCGCGATTTTCTGACTGGCCGGGCAGCCCAAAAGGTCATCCGCAGCCACGGAGAGAATCTCGCCGACTCCCTGCAGGAAGCCGCTCAGGCCGCACCTCCAGCGGCGCACGACACGGTTCGGCTGGAAACCCGGGCGATGGCGTGCCAGTGGTCCGTCGTGATGAATCCCGGCCCTCCCCGTCATGTGATGGTCGCCTCGGACGCGCTCGACTGCGTCCACATGGTCGAGCAGCAGCTCACCGTCTATCGCAACGACAGCGACATCGCCCGCGTCAATCAGCACGCGTTCGGCTCCCGACATGCCGTGACCCCTGATCTGTTCGCCTTTCTGCTGCGATGTCGCGAATTGTGGGAGCAGACCGAAGGGGCGTTTGATCCCGCGATGGGTACCCTGATCCAACTCTGGCGCACAGCTCGAGCCGCCGACACCGTGCCCACAGCCGACGAAGTGGCCGCGGCCCTCTCGACGACCGGCTTTCAGCATGTTCAACTCCATGCCGAAGACGAAACCGTCTCGTTTGATCGCGATGGACTGCTGCTGGATTTCGCGGCGATCGGCAAGGGGTATGCCGTGGATCTGGCGGCAGACCATGTCCGCACGGAAGGGATTGCCGACTTTCTGGTTCACGGCGGTCACAGCAGCCTGATCGCCGCCGGACGACATGCTGTGCATCACGGCTGGCCGGTGGGCATCAAGAATCCGCTGTTCACGGAACGCCGGTACGCCACTGTTCTGCTGCGGGATCAGGCGATGTCTACCAGCGGTTCGAATGTTCAGTTCTTCCGGCATCAGGGGAAGCGTTACGGGCACATTCTCGATCCCCGTACCGGCTGGCCGGCGGAAGGTTTGCTGTCTGTGTCGGTCATCGCCCCCACGGCGACTCTGGCCGAGGCCCTGTCGACTGCTTTCTACGTCATGGGACTCGACAAGGCTGTGGCCTATTGCCATCATCATTTAGACGTGGGAGCGATCCTGGTTCCCCCGCCGGTCCGCGGTCGGACGCTGGAACCGATTGTGTGCAATCTGCCTGACGAACAGTTGTTTTTCGAGGCAGATCCGGCGACTCCTTAGCCTGCCGCCGGACATCAGCCACAATCCGGCTCTCAGCCCCGGCTTCACATGGTTGCAGACTTCTCCCTGAGATCCTGCCCACTGGCGGCTGCTTGAAACGAAGTCCCTGACAGGGCATTTTGAGGGTTCGTGCGTGAAAGACTTGCATCGCGCTCCGTTGCTGGCTGTGTTCCTGATCGTGCTGCTGCGCATGTCGATCGGCTGGCAGTTTCTGTACGAAGGTCTCTGGAAGAAAGAGACGCTTTCGACGCCGACCCCCTGGACCTCGGAAGGCTATCTGAAAAACGCCCAAGGGCCGTTCCGCGACTATTTCCGGTCGATGACCGGCGATCCGGACGATTTCAAATGGCTCGACTATGCGGCCATGAGCCAGCGCTGGTACGACTGGCGCGACCGCTTCGTCAAGCACTACCAGCTCGACGAAAAGCAGCAGAACGTCCTCAATCAGATGCTCGACGGCTCGACGGGTGAAGACACTCCCGCCGCCGACCTGCCCCCGACTCCCACGCTGCGGCAGCCGCTCACTCAACTGCCGCCGGAAGTGACCGCCGCCAAGCTCGGCGACGTTGTCGGCTACGATGCCGCCAAAAAGGAACTGACAGCAAGGGGGCCGCTCTTGCCGAGCGAAGAAGCAGATCTCTTGGAACTGGTGGATGTCAAGAAGCAACCAGACGGCAGTTTCGCCAAAATCAACGATCCCATGTCGCCTCTCGTGGGCCCGGAGCTGGAATTCGTCAAAGCGGTTGAACGTCTCGCATTTCAGTCGCGGCAGCTTTCGTATCGGCATCGTCTTGCTGCCCAGCTGCGTGGCAATCCTGAAAACGTCGGCGTCACCGGGCGCAAGAACGACCGCGGCAGCTTCGATATCGTGATGGGGACCGTCACCATGGACGCCGCGGGAGCCGACGCCAACAACGTCCGCTATGGCAAGATTCAGGAATACAAAGACCTCGTTCAGGATTACAACTCTGAACTCAAGCACGCCAAAATCGACTATCAGAACGATCACGCGACCATGCTCGGCAAAAAGCTCGCCAGCATGCGGTCGGAACTGGTTGGCCCCATTCGCTCGCTCGATTCCTCTCTGAAAGAGTCGGCGATCAATCTTCTGACCCCCGCCCAACTCAAGCTGGGGAATCCCACAGGTGCGGAAACTCCGCTCGCCCGATCGGATCGTCAGGTGATGTGGGGACTGATCATTCTTGGCACGTTGCTGATTGTCGGCCTCGCCACCCGAGTCGCCGCGGTCCTCGGCGCCGTGATGCTGATGATGTTCTATCTGGTGATTCCTCCCTGGCCTGGCATTCCTCAAGGTCCGGGTCCGGAACACAGCTTCATCATCAACAAGAACATGATCGAAGCGATCGCGCTGCTGGCGATTGCGGCTCTGCCGACGGGCCGCTGGTTCGGCATCGACAGCCTGTTTTCTGCGTTTACCTGTTGCCGCAAAAAGCCGGCCGCACCCCAGACTGTGGCCTTGAACACCACACCGCCAGTGAAAAAATAGATTTCGAGCCCGCTGGATCCTTTCGGAAGGGCAGATTTCATGTGGACTTCCTGCCGATCATTCATCACCTGTGGCACATGGTGCCTGGCGTGGTTTTGCTTGTCGGCGGGGATTCTGTCAGCGGATGAAATCACCTACGAAACCGAAGATGGAAAAAAGGTGACGTCGCAAGGGCGACTGCTCCCATCCCGTCCCGGCGTCGAGCTTCTTGAACGCTGGGACGGGCAGATCCAGCCCCTCGATCCCTCCCAGATCATCGAACGCAATAACACGGGCGATGTCGTCCCCATCACGCCTGCCCAGATGGGAGAGCGGTTGGAAGAACTGTTCGGCAAAGACCTGGTGCGGATCGAAATTCAGCCCCCGGTCGTTGTGGCAATAGTGCTCGCCGGCCCGCTCCAGCCCAAAGCCGAGGCTGCCGCCAAGACCTTCCTGCAGAAGGCGATGCGGTTCATGCAGAACGTCGACGACGTCTTTGATCGCTACGCCCGGCAGATGGAATTTCCCCTGCACGACGCTCCTTATCCCGTTGTGCTGCTGATCTTCGAATCCGATCAGGACTTCGAGGATTACTTTACCACGACCTCAGGCGGTAAAGGGCTCTCCGCAGGTTCGGTCCTCGGTTTCTATTCGCAGCTGACCAATCGTCTCGCCGTCCGCATGACTTCCTGCGATTCGTTCGCAGTCCCGCTGCATGAGGCGATTCACCAGCAGATTTCCAATCGAGTCCTCCATCGCCTGGCCCCCATCCCCCGCTGGTTCGCCGAAGGAATCGCCAACGCCTTCGAAGGGAACGGTGACAAAATTGACACCAACCCCGGCAAGGTGAACGCCGACTATGTTCGTCGCGCTCAAGCGGTTCCCCGGGATGCCCCCTGGTCAAAAGTGGTCGGCGACGACGGGGCGTTTCTGGCCGACGTGCTCGCAGGCGATGCCTATACGCTTGCGTGGTGTCTGCACTGGACCGCATCGACGCAGTACAAGGACGGCTATAAGGCCTATGTGCAGGCGCTTGCCAAACGCCGGCCGCTCGAAGAACTCCCGCCGTTCGCCGACGACCTGCTGTTTGAGAAATCATTCGGCGTCTCGCAGAACGCCATGCAGGCTCAGTTTCCCGACGCGGTGCTGACCGCCGCCAGAAAACAAAAAGTCGATTTAAGTCCGCCGCCGCGACGGGATGAGTTCGAACAGAAATCGCTGTGTCAGTACTTCATTTCCGCCACCGCGATTTCCCGGCCCAATGGCCCCGCCACATTGAAGCTGACAGGCTCAGCGCGGAACCTGTGCCCGTTCAGGGATATGACCTTCTACATCACGGTCGAGACCGAAGGGGGCTTCTATGCCGAGTACCTTTTCGCCGACTTGAAACCCCGTCAGATGGTGAAACTCCCCGAGGGCGTGCGGTTGCTGCCGATCCCCGGCCGTCCGCAGGGCCCCTCTTCGCGGTATTCGGTGTTTGTCCGATCCGTCCCGGCCGACAGCCCGGAAGCGGCGAAGTGGAAGCAGGGAGACGTTCCCGGCCCGGTGACGGGGGGCCGTTAAATGAGTTCGCCGTGACCTCTTTTGGAAAACCTCAACTCTGGTCTATTGACACTCCAATAATTGACATGTAAAGTAATTCCAGTTCGGCCAAGTCCTGCGTCTCGCCAGTGAAGTTCGCCATGAGTCAGTTACAAAAAGACCTGAAAAAGAAACGGCCCTTCGAGGTGCCGGAACAGGAGGCCATGCTCAACCTTGTGCGGACCAACGACTTGTTTCAGAACCGTTTCGGCCGGCTGTTTCGCCAGTACGACCTGACCGGTTCCCAGTACAACGTCTTGCGGATTCTGCGGGGAGAAGGACAACCCCTTCCCAGCCTGGAAATTGCCAGCCGCATGGTGCAAGTGGTGCCTGCCATCACCGGCCTCATTGACCGGCTCGAAAAGCAGGAACTGGTCGCCAGGGCACGCTGTGAAGAAGACCGTCGCGTGGTGTACGTCAAAATTACGGAAAAAGGAATTCGACTGCTGGCGACGCTCGACGCCCCAGTCGTCGCGTTGCACAAAGACTTGCTCGGCCACCTCAGCCGAACCGAGCTGTCGGAGTTGAACCGGCTGCTCGAAAAGGCGCGTCTGTCGACCGCCGCAGAGGAATAGATTTTTTTGCCCATATAGTTGATATATCAACTAAGTAGATCTCAACCAAAAGGAGCTTGTCATGTTGAATGTCCTTCTCGCCCAGGATCGCGGCCACCTCAACCACGGTTGGCTCGATACCTTTCACTCGTTCTCGTTCGGCTCGTACTACGATCCCCAGCGGATGGGCTTCCGCTCGCTACGGGTGATGAATGAAGACGTCGTGGCCGCAGGCCGCGGCTTCGGCACTCATCCCCATCGCGACATGGAGATCGTCACCTACGTTCTCGAAGGCGCCCTCGAACACAAGGATTCGATGGGGAACGGAGAAGTCCTGCGACCTGGCGAATTTCAGCGGATGACCGCTGGAACCGGGATTACTCACAGCGAATTCAACCCGTCGCCCAAGGAACCAGTGCACCTCTATCAGATCTGGCTGTTGCCAGACCGGAAGGGGCATGAACCGAGCTATGAGCAGAAGCGCTTCCCTAAGTCCGGCATGACCAACCAGCTCCGGCTGGTGGCCTCGCCGAACGCCGAAGATGGGTCGTTGCTGATTCATCAGGACGCCAGGGTCTACCTGTCCCGGATCGAATCCGGTCATAGCGTGAGTCACGCAATCCCTGCAGGCCGGCATGCCTGGCTACAGGTGCTGCGCGGCAGCGTCACGGTGAACGGCACCGCCGCTAACGTTAGCGATGGCATTGCGGTCAGCGACGAAACCGAGCTGCAGATCACTGCCGGCGAACCGGCCGAGATCATGCTGTTCGATCTCGCCTGAAGGAAGGGGATAGGGGACAGGGGACAGGGGATAGTCAGAAGTTCACCCCTTTCCCTTGTTTGTCTGTCCCCTCTTCCCTGTCCTCTTTTTCCTTAATGTCGCTGAAGTTTCCAAACTTGAAACGACTGTCACTTTACATATCTGGAGTCACCCCCATGTCTGCAGTTCAAGGTTTCGCCACGGTCCTCGGCCGCGTCATGCTCGGCACGATTTTTTTGCTGAGCGCGGTGGGCAACAAGATTCCCAATTTCACGGCGGTCGCGAGTTACATGACCTCGGAAGGGGTGCCTGCCTCGCAGGTGCTGCTCGCCGGCGCTATCGTCTTTTTGATCGCAGGCAGCCTGTCTGTCATGACCGGATTTCAGGCCCGCTACGGCGCGGCCATGCTCTTGATATTCCTGGTGCTGGCCACTTACTTCTTCCATGACTTCTGGAAGTTCACCGGAAAGGAACAGGAGCTGCAGATGATCCAGTTCATGAAAAACCTGTCGATGATGGGCACCATGGTGTTCCTGATGGCGAACGGTTCAGGCCCCTGGAGCCTTGACTCCCTCATCTTCCGTAAACTTCGATCTCCTCAGAAGATCTGATATGCAGCCGCAGTCAGTCGACGAACAGTTGAGAAACGAGCTGATGCAGTGGGCGGGCGTCTCACTGCTTCAGCCCTCATTTGGCGGACTTCAAGTCCAGGTGGGACGCCGGTCGTTCGCCTGCCTGCCAGGGAATGGTCAGGCCGATGTCCTGCTGCCAAAAAAGCTTCGCGATCTCTTCGTTGCTTCCGGTCAGGTACGACCGCATCCCACCCTGCCTGACTCCTGCTGGGTGACCGTCTCGCTCCGCTCTCCGTCCCGCGTGCAAAATGCCGTCAATGTGATTCGAGCCGGGTACGATTACGCAAAGTCTCGAGACGAAGTGCTGCCGAGGAGATTGCTCTCCGTGGAGCCTGGCTAAAATTCGAGCAATCAGATTTGCTCGCATTCCCCCAGGTCACGCTTATCAGGCAGCCTCAAATTCAGGAGCCACCAGATGAACCCGACGAAAATCGATCTCACGCCTGACCATCGCGAACAGCTCTGCATGCTGCTGAATGCGCGGCTGGCCGACATCATCGACCTGACGTTGCAGGCGAAACAGGCCCACTGGAACGTGAAAGGCCCGCACTTTATTTCACTGCACAAGCTCTTCGATGAAGTCTACGAACAGTTTGCCGGATTGACTGACGATGTGGCAGAGCGTCTCGTCGCGCTGGGAGGGAACGCGGAAGGCCTGCTGCAGATCGTGTCGAAGCGCACCACGCTGCCGGCTTATCCCCTCAAGATTCACGACGGCAAAGCACACGTCGATGCCCTTTCGTCGGCGCTCGCCGTTTTCGGCAAAACGATCCGTCAGGATATCAACCGCGCCGATGAACTCGGTGACGCCGACACAGCCGATCTGTTCACACAGATCTCGCGCACGAGCGACAAATACCTGTGGTTCGTGGAAGCCCATCTCTACTCGGAAGGGCCGGCGAAATAGCCGCAGTCGCGATTGAAACGAAAAAGCCGCTGGCGGTCAGTCCTCCAGCGGCTCTTTTTATTCTCACACTTGTGATCCCGTGCCTGTTGCGATTACGTCGCAGGCAGGATCGTGGCGATGCTTGTGAAGGTGACGAACTGGCTGGCCGTCGGCTTCGTGTTCGCCTTGATCGCGGCGCTCGTGGCGGTTGCGGTGAACGCGGAATTGACCGTCAACTGGGTATCGCTGACGATCGTCGCCACAGTCCGTTCGACGCCGCCCACGGTGATCACCTGACCCACCTTGAGCGACGTGGTGAACGTCGTTCCGGTTCCGGTCACTGTCGTCGAGCCCGAAGTGACAGCGGCCGTTCCGGTGACGGTCTGTCCAAATTCCGCATAGCCGTCGAGCGGCACGGTGCTGAGCGCCTGCAGCGTTGAACCGGCATTGGCCGGGTCGGCATACAAGCCGTTCAGGTTCGACGTCGACAGGTCGTGGATGTCGTCGACGACCGTCATTCCGGTGCCGATCACCTGACCGAAGACGGTGTACTTGCCGGTGTCGATCGACGAGTTATCGGCGGTGTTGATGAACCATTGGCTCGTGCCGCCGTTGATGTTGCCTGCCGGCAAGGCCAGGGCCAGCGTGCCGCGTTCGTTGGAATTCGCAGCCTTAAACTCGTTGGTCACCGGCGCGGTCGTCGTCACCGGCACGACCTCTCCGCTGTTGAGGACAAAGCCTCCCCCTTGAATGACCGCCAACCCTTCCGTCGTCGCGTCGGTCGAGCGATGGATGATCGAGTTCGCATAATCGTCGAGATAAGACTTGAAGTTCGCGACCGTCAGCGGCGCATCGGCATCATACAGTTCGACGTCGAAGGTTCCTTCCGAGGACGTAAACCGCACGAGCGATCCGATCACCTTGTAGATGTCGACCGCTTTGGTCAGCGACTGACCAGTGGTGTTAGAACTCTTGACGGAAACCGCATGCCCGCCGTTCGCGAGCGTGACGGAAACGGAATATGCTCCGCTCGAATTCGCGGTCGCGGTGCCGTCGTCATACTGCCCGTCGCCGTCTGCATCGACAGCCACCGTATTGCCGGCATCCGTCGTTCCGGTAATCACAAACGTGTTCTGGCGCGTGGCGAGCGTGCCGTTCGATTGAATCGTGTTGGCGTTGCCCGACGTGTCGGTGGTGAGCGTGGTCACGGGCAT is a window encoding:
- a CDS encoding carboxymuconolactone decarboxylase family protein; the protein is MFTGACQICAAAPCDLLKGAEMPLLEPVLPSNASEKVTQQYARIREMLGTEEIPEPFLVYGNVEAFLRDFYMNYKKFVYTDGHLDAKSKAAIALAIAAHGKCKPWLELMSARCVSLGYSTEQVAEILAVAATNYMYNTFFKFRDLSGSSLFEGMGVGLRAHTFTGTSLGDKLVELINVVISDINACKPCTSGHVEKAKEMKITSEQLLEAIQCGATMYAGVQFLNSAT
- the dps gene encoding DNA starvation/stationary phase protection protein Dps: MNPTKIDLTPDHREQLCMLLNARLADIIDLTLQAKQAHWNVKGPHFISLHKLFDEVYEQFAGLTDDVAERLVALGGNAEGLLQIVSKRTTLPAYPLKIHDGKAHVDALSSALAVFGKTIRQDINRADELGDADTADLFTQISRTSDKYLWFVEAHLYSEGPAK
- a CDS encoding DoxX family protein, which gives rise to MSAVQGFATVLGRVMLGTIFLLSAVGNKIPNFTAVASYMTSEGVPASQVLLAGAIVFLIAGSLSVMTGFQARYGAAMLLIFLVLATYFFHDFWKFTGKEQELQMIQFMKNLSMMGTMVFLMANGSGPWSLDSLIFRKLRSPQKI
- a CDS encoding MarR family winged helix-turn-helix transcriptional regulator translates to MSQLQKDLKKKRPFEVPEQEAMLNLVRTNDLFQNRFGRLFRQYDLTGSQYNVLRILRGEGQPLPSLEIASRMVQVVPAITGLIDRLEKQELVARARCEEDRRVVYVKITEKGIRLLATLDAPVVALHKDLLGHLSRTELSELNRLLEKARLSTAAEE
- a CDS encoding pirin family protein, which codes for MLNVLLAQDRGHLNHGWLDTFHSFSFGSYYDPQRMGFRSLRVMNEDVVAAGRGFGTHPHRDMEIVTYVLEGALEHKDSMGNGEVLRPGEFQRMTAGTGITHSEFNPSPKEPVHLYQIWLLPDRKGHEPSYEQKRFPKSGMTNQLRLVASPNAEDGSLLIHQDARVYLSRIESGHSVSHAIPAGRHAWLQVLRGSVTVNGTAANVSDGIAVSDETELQITAGEPAEIMLFDLA
- a CDS encoding peptidylprolyl isomerase; amino-acid sequence: MKMRSLFRWLATYRQVKSYRKRRTTRRFGQMIECCEQRAMLSGNVTVTVASGAATITGDTSDNSIQIAVSGTNLVVTGLNGTTINNTTSFTLATNATTFTGTTSINMGAGSDSVFIGNGVTLTGNVTLTDTSGNNFFATRSATINGTFSATMGSGADSFSTESTTISGAVTLLTGGGNDFVSMLSTTINGATAISTVEGDDRIVIDQSTLKNLSMSTSDGADSIALRQTTIGGNLAADLGRQRDFMSLQNVTVSGSTSITAGRGRDSIVFDGTNTLSGSASIKGEGGRNAITKSSGTSFAGGVQQRRFGRRTVDPTLITSQLTDATTGIYPAATALRTKVTTAIGMPVTTLTTDTSGNANTIQSNGTLATRQNTFVITGTTDAGNTVAVDADGDGQYDDGTATANSSGAYSVSVTLANGGHAVSVKSSNTTGQSLTKAVDIYKVIGSLVRFTSSEGTFDVELYDADAPLTVANFKSYLDDYANSIIHRSTDATTEGLAVIQGGGFVLNSGEVVPVTTTAPVTNEFKAANSNERGTLALALPAGNINGGTSQWFINTADNSSIDTGKYTVFGQVIGTGMTVVDDIHDLSTSNLNGLYADPANAGSTLQALSTVPLDGYAEFGQTVTGTAAVTSGSTTVTGTGTTFTTSLKVGQVITVGGVERTVATIVSDTQLTVNSAFTATATSAAIKANTKPTASQFVTFTSIATILPAT
- a CDS encoding sugar phosphate isomerase/epimerase family protein; the encoded protein is MIPSAITISLVPQAQGGPFVFWDDLQASARRAAELGYDAVELFLPGPDAVSVTELRALLDETGLKVAAVGTGAGMVVYKLSLTADDAAQRQAAIQFVTGMIHFGGEFGAPAIIGSMQGRWTPASGKEATLDLLGVALRELAETSQTFGVPLIYEPLNRYETNLCNSLLDGVKFIESRALENVVLLADLFHMNIEEVDLATAFLNAGPHVGHLHFVDSNRRPAGYGHLDYAPIAAALRDIGYKGYASAEALPWPDSDLAAIKTMETYRKVFG
- a CDS encoding luciferase domain-containing protein — protein: MQPQSVDEQLRNELMQWAGVSLLQPSFGGLQVQVGRRSFACLPGNGQADVLLPKKLRDLFVASGQVRPHPTLPDSCWVTVSLRSPSRVQNAVNVIRAGYDYAKSRDEVLPRRLLSVEPG
- a CDS encoding FAD:protein FMN transferase, whose translation is MADVPNSNRRDFLTGRAAQKVIRSHGENLADSLQEAAQAAPPAAHDTVRLETRAMACQWSVVMNPGPPRHVMVASDALDCVHMVEQQLTVYRNDSDIARVNQHAFGSRHAVTPDLFAFLLRCRELWEQTEGAFDPAMGTLIQLWRTARAADTVPTADEVAAALSTTGFQHVQLHAEDETVSFDRDGLLLDFAAIGKGYAVDLAADHVRTEGIADFLVHGGHSSLIAAGRHAVHHGWPVGIKNPLFTERRYATVLLRDQAMSTSGSNVQFFRHQGKRYGHILDPRTGWPAEGLLSVSVIAPTATLAEALSTAFYVMGLDKAVAYCHHHLDVGAILVPPPVRGRTLEPIVCNLPDEQLFFEADPATP
- a CDS encoding DUF1570 domain-containing protein — protein: MWTSCRSFITCGTWCLAWFCLSAGILSADEITYETEDGKKVTSQGRLLPSRPGVELLERWDGQIQPLDPSQIIERNNTGDVVPITPAQMGERLEELFGKDLVRIEIQPPVVVAIVLAGPLQPKAEAAAKTFLQKAMRFMQNVDDVFDRYARQMEFPLHDAPYPVVLLIFESDQDFEDYFTTTSGGKGLSAGSVLGFYSQLTNRLAVRMTSCDSFAVPLHEAIHQQISNRVLHRLAPIPRWFAEGIANAFEGNGDKIDTNPGKVNADYVRRAQAVPRDAPWSKVVGDDGAFLADVLAGDAYTLAWCLHWTASTQYKDGYKAYVQALAKRRPLEELPPFADDLLFEKSFGVSQNAMQAQFPDAVLTAARKQKVDLSPPPRRDEFEQKSLCQYFISATAISRPNGPATLKLTGSARNLCPFRDMTFYITVETEGGFYAEYLFADLKPRQMVKLPEGVRLLPIPGRPQGPSSRYSVFVRSVPADSPEAAKWKQGDVPGPVTGGR
- a CDS encoding peroxiredoxin; the encoded protein is MSAQVGQPAPNFSVQAYDRTKDNTDEQFKQLSLEDFKGKWVCLFFYPLDFTFVCPTEIVSFNDKLGEFEDRDCALLTASTDSVFSHKGWCDSHADLAKLKYPMLADTTHKLSRDYGVLKEDAGIAYRGIFLIDPTGVVRWSAVHDLSVGRNVDEVLRVLDALQTDKLCPCNWKSGEKTLN
- a CDS encoding DoxX family protein, with product MKDLHRAPLLAVFLIVLLRMSIGWQFLYEGLWKKETLSTPTPWTSEGYLKNAQGPFRDYFRSMTGDPDDFKWLDYAAMSQRWYDWRDRFVKHYQLDEKQQNVLNQMLDGSTGEDTPAADLPPTPTLRQPLTQLPPEVTAAKLGDVVGYDAAKKELTARGPLLPSEEADLLELVDVKKQPDGSFAKINDPMSPLVGPELEFVKAVERLAFQSRQLSYRHRLAAQLRGNPENVGVTGRKNDRGSFDIVMGTVTMDAAGADANNVRYGKIQEYKDLVQDYNSELKHAKIDYQNDHATMLGKKLASMRSELVGPIRSLDSSLKESAINLLTPAQLKLGNPTGAETPLARSDRQVMWGLIILGTLLIVGLATRVAAVLGAVMLMMFYLVIPPWPGIPQGPGPEHSFIINKNMIEAIALLAIAALPTGRWFGIDSLFSAFTCCRKKPAAPQTVALNTTPPVKK